TCGCCCGCCGCGCCGCGCACATCGGCCCGGATCTCGGCGGCGAGCTCGGCGACCGACTCCCGGATCTCCAGCTCCAGATCGGCCAGCTCACCGCTGCGGTCGGCCAGTTCGGCGCGGCCCGCGTCCGTGATCGCGTACACCTTGCGGCCGCCCTCGGTGGTGTGGGTGACCAGGCCCTCGGCCTGCAACTTGGCGAGACGGGGGTAGACGGTGCCGGCCGAGGGTGCGTACAGCCCCTGGAACCGCTCCTCCAGCAGCCGGATCACCTCGTAGCCGTGACGGGGGGCCTCGTCGAGCAGCTTCAGCAGGTAGAGGCGGAGGCGGCCGTGGGCGAAGACGGGAGGCATGTCAGAGCACCTTCTTGTCGGTCGTGCCGTCGGCCGGGGTGTCGTCGGCGTCGGCCGCGTCCACGGCGTCAGCGCCCTCACCCGGGCCGGAAACGGAATTGTCCCCCGAGTCGCTCTGCGGATCGGCCACTGGGCCGGGGCCCGATCCTGCCTTCTCGGGCGCGGGGCTCATGTCCGCCGGGTCCGCGTCCCACGGCACGTCCTCGGTCGGTGGGCGGCGCAGCAGGGCGATCGAGCCCGAGACGGTGGTCGCCTTCAGGCTGCCGTTGCCCGCGCCGAGCCGGCCGGTGATCCGTTTGGCGCCCCACTGGCCGCCGACCCGCAGGTCCTCGAAGGCGTTGGAGACCTTTCCGCTCGCCGTGTTCGCCTCCACCTCCGCGTCCGCGGGGTGGGGGAGGCGGATGGCGATCTCGCCGGAGACGCTCGTGAGGTTGATGTCGGTCGGGCGGCTGGTCGGATCGAGGTCGACGATCATCGAACCGCTCACCGAGTCCGCCTTGACCGAGGAGCCCGCCTCGACCACGGTCAGGTCGCCGGAGACGGAGTTGAAGCGGAGGTCTCCGCGGAGGGCCTGGGCCTCCAGGTTGCCCGAGACGGTGTCGGCGCGGACGGGGCCGGTGAGCCCCACGAGCGTGGTGTCGCCGGTGACCCCCTTGACCTCCGCGCGTCCGTCGATCCCCGAGACCACGGCGGCGGCGCCCACCACGCCCACCTCGACCCGGGTGTCGGCCGGCACGGCCAGCGAGACGACGGCGCTGCGCCGCCAGCCCTTGCGGTCCAGCCACTTGAGGAAGCCCTTCCAGGGCAGGTCCTCGTAGGCCACCGTGAGGGTGCCGCCCTCCTGGGTCACCATCAGGGGCGGCCCCTCCAGCTCGGAGACCTCCAGTCGGGCGGAACCTTCGTCCGTGCCCACGACGTTCACCGTTCCGTTGACGATGCGCACATGGAGCTGGGTCACCGGCTCGTCGAACGTGAGCTTCCTCGGCTCCGATACGGACCACTCGGACATGGTGCAGACCTCCCCGTGACACCGCACACGCCATATCGCGTCTTCCGCTATTCACGATATATCGCGGAAACGGAAAGTCAAGACACCCGTTCTGGGGATGTCCGACGCCCAAAAATGCCCAAACCATATGAATCCGCCTAGCGTGTGAGCATGTCCCCGACGGAAGCCCCTCGTACCGGCCGCGCCCCGGGTGCCCTGCTGCTCTGCCGCGCGGAACCCGAAGCCGTCGCCCCGGCCGCCCGGCTGCTGCGCGAGCGAATGCTGCTCACGAGCGCGGGCGCGCGGTGGAGCGTCCTCGTCCCCGAGGGCACGCCCTGGCAGCAGGGCGGCGAGCCGGTCGACCGCGTCCTCACCGGCTGGGCCACGGCACTGGCCGTCGGCGCCCCCTGGCCCGTCCTCGCCCTGTGGTGGGACGCCGACCGCAGCGGCTACACCCTCGCCGCCGGCTTCCGCCGCCCCGTCGGCTACGTCTGGCTCGCGAGCGGCACCCCGGCCGGCGAGGACGAGGCCATGCGCACCTTCGCCACCCGGCTGGGCCTGGACCCGGTCCTGGACGTGCAGTCCCTGAACGCCCTCGTGCAACCCGACCCGGCCGCCGACGCCCGCGCCCGCCTCCTCGGCCTCCTCGCCGTCCTCACCCGCGCGGGCCTGACCCTGCCCACCGGCCTCACCCCCGGCGAACCCGCCGACCGCCTCCGCGAGGTCGCCCGCGTCCAGCCGGACGCCCGCCCGGTCGAGTGGGCGGGCTGGCGGGACGCGGTCCGCGCGGAGCTCGACGTCGTCGAGAGCAGCCGCCTGGGCCCCTGGCTTCCCTGGGCAGGCACCCCCAGGGCGCGTGTTCTCGCCCTGGCCCAGGTGGCCGCGGGCGTCCCGCTCACGGCCCTCGGACTGCGGCGCCGCAGCGGCGGCTGGATCACGGCAGGCGCCCTGCTGCTGGCGCA
Above is a window of Streptomyces sp. NBC_00490 DNA encoding:
- a CDS encoding DUF4097 family beta strand repeat-containing protein; this translates as MSEWSVSEPRKLTFDEPVTQLHVRIVNGTVNVVGTDEGSARLEVSELEGPPLMVTQEGGTLTVAYEDLPWKGFLKWLDRKGWRRSAVVSLAVPADTRVEVGVVGAAAVVSGIDGRAEVKGVTGDTTLVGLTGPVRADTVSGNLEAQALRGDLRFNSVSGDLTVVEAGSSVKADSVSGSMIVDLDPTSRPTDINLTSVSGEIAIRLPHPADAEVEANTASGKVSNAFEDLRVGGQWGAKRITGRLGAGNGSLKATTVSGSIALLRRPPTEDVPWDADPADMSPAPEKAGSGPGPVADPQSDSGDNSVSGPGEGADAVDAADADDTPADGTTDKKVL